The DNA region gtcaagccgacgctgacgtggctactacgtgtcacctccttgctgacgtagccgaaaaatttaaaataattctaaaaattttaaatttttaaaacttttaaaaataattttaaacgggaaggaaaaggaaaaaggaaaaaaaaataattttaaatattaaaaaaaaatttaaaaaatttaaaaattttaaaattttttaaaaatatttttaaaaaaattttattttaaaatattttaaaaattaaaaaatttaaattttttaaaaataattttcaaattttcaaaaattttaaaaataatttttcaaaatttttaaaaataatttttcaaaatttttactcttttttgtattttttcggactttttaaaattttattttttcttaatgacgtggcgcactatgattggttccacgtaacaaaagtaacacataggacgcgccacgtcagcaaaatttaacggcgttagggccaattgacggtttgtaccatcatgaaacaactttgaaacattttgtaccatcatgtagcgaaaatatttttttggaccataatgaaacatttataaaacattttggaccaccagtgcaatttacccatatatatatatatatatatatagatatatatatatagtaagatTTGGATGATATGCTCTATGATATGCTGCTTTTTTACATTTAGTATCGATGAATTCGTTGTCAATATGTTTTGTACTTGAATTCCGTTTAGTTAGGAATCAATCTTCGTATAATGCGCAATTATTGTCATTGCTGcttataaattcttttttgatTTAGGTAACATTAGCTAAGATCTGGTCTTGCTCTATGGCTCCATATTGGTATTAGGCTTTGTTGGTCAGATTTCCCTTTATGTCATTGAGAAATCAACGTCTTATTACATTAGCGTTAATTTACTGGATCAGGTCTTTCATGTCAAATTGGCATAAACCTATCGAGATTTTGTTCTTCGATTCTGAAGACTGAGATGAAAGTAGCATTCTTCTTGCTAAGAGCTGAGATTTCACCGTTCTTTACATTTCGGGAGTTGAGATTTCGCCTTCCTTACTAAGATGAAAGTAGATTTCTTCTTGTTAAGGGttgatgtttatttatttattatttattttgagaCAAATTGCACCTTGGTAGTTTGTAGTTGGGACAAATCATATCCTTGCGGTTTAAGATTGGGACAAATTGCATCCTATAAGGGTAATTTTgagatttgaaaatattttcttttaaaaaatacattttttgaCGGAAAAATTAACGGTGAGTTTCTTATATCTAATGGAGTAAACATATGGTGTTCATTATCCATCGAAAAAGTACAAGATGCAAATTCCACCCCAAACCACAAGGgcattttgtacttttcctttttgtctTTTAAATATAGAGTCTACCCTGAAAATGATGGAATCACCAAAGAAAACACAAACAACGAGCAAACGCAATCAACAATTagcaaagaaaaaggagaaatgtTTCAAATGTAAAACATACTCAAGGCGCGCTATGAAAAGCGTTGATATCAAAGTAGATTTATGTTGCAACCACGGTGCAATAGCGTGATAATGTTCTACTCTCAAAATACATTGACCCACTCGGAATTTTTTATGTGCACTCAAATAAAATATCCGAAATATTCGAAAATCTCTTGACTGCCCTTAGAAAGATTTTCAAGAAAGAATGGAGGTTTTGATTTCTCAGAACGTTTTGGCATAACTTTTGGGAGAGAGTAGGAGAGTTTTTCTATAATGTTCAAAATGAGAGAGAGGGTATTTACAGTCAGTGAAACATTAccgatgttttttttttcttttgaaatagGCACATCTATTGATAAAGAGAACATAAAGTATCCCAATAATTTTGAATCAACAAAAATAGTTTGGTCACTGTGCGTATTGATCATGATCTGGAATTTGGCATGTGTGGTTTCAATGCTGGAACATGGTCATGGCTTTATAGAGCCATGATCAGGAGATCCGCTTGGCAGCTTATAATTTGTACTTGGTGATCTTGCGCATATGATTTATTTGTCTAATTATGTGCAGACCTGTTCGGTCTATCAAACCCGGAACGCACAAGGAAACTGTTTTTCATAGGAACCGATATGATCGGATTTTCTTATGCTTCTCGGTTATTCTCAAGATGCATGACAAGCCCATTTATTCCTGTTGGCTGAAGATTATCTATTTCGTCTGCAAGTCCTATAAATATTGGCAGGCCCTCCTATAGTTTGTAGGTATATATTTGTTAATGTTTGTTCTTATTTGGCATTTAAGCCTTGTAATCGTCGCATAAATTGTTAATCTAATGGCCCGTCGTCTTCTTTGTTTCGATATCCCATTCTCGTATATGACCAAGACTTTTCTATGTTTTGGCCACCCCTTTCAAGGATGGCATCATGCTAGATCAAAAAAATCAATACTTTGCTTTCTTCTCCATGTATACGATTGTATATGTATAGGATATACAGACCCAGGAACCTCAAGGCATTAAGTCCTCTCCTCTTGTTGACTATCTTCCATCCATCTGCGGCAGAGAAACAGCATTAGCAATGGAGAGGGAGCAGGAAGAGATGCAATTCCTCGGGTTCTTCGGCATGGTGAAAGAATCCTTCAAGATCATCTTCACATGGCGGAAAATATTCAGCCAGATCACTCTAGCCCTcgtcctccctctctctttcgtCTTCCTCGCCCACATCCAAGTCTCCAACTTCCTCTACTACCGGATTCATCATGATGAGCGGATGCTGAACCATGTCCCAACCAACAGTTCCACGCATGATCGCCTCTCGGAACTCATAACCACCGAGAAGATCGAGTACTGGCTCCTCATGATCGCCTACTTCGTCTTCCTCCTCACCCTTGCCCTCCTGTCCACATCGGCGATTGTGTACACCATCGCTTGTATCTACACGGGCAAGGCTGTGACGTTCCAGAAGGTCATGACCGTGGTTCCCAAGGTTTGGAAGAGACTCATGGTCACTTTCGCGTGGAGCTTTCTCCTTGTATTTTGCTACAACATCATCGCCTTTGCAGTTATTTATCTTATGGTTACAACCTTTGAGTCTGGAGCGGTGTTGCTTCCGTGCCTGATCATTTTCTTGATACTATACTTGACGGGGTTCGTGTACATCAGCGTCATCTGGCACCTAGCGAGCGTGATCTCGGTTTTAGAGGAAGATTATGGGATCCGTGCTATGACCAAGAGTAAGATGCTCCTAAAGGGCAAGATGGTCCCTGCAGTTGTGATCTTCCTATTGCTGACTCTCTCCTACTTCATCATCCAAATCGTGTTCAAGATCTTCGTGGTGTACGGGTTTACGTTAGCAGTAGAGATTCGGCTAGTGATCGGAACCATCTGCCTCTTATGCCTATTGAAGTTGTTCCTCTTTGGCCTTGTCATACAGACTATCATCTACTTCGTCTGCAAGTCCTATCATCATGAGAACATCGATAAGTCCTCTCTATCAGATCATCTCGAGGTTTACCTCCTGGCAGAGTACATCCCTCTGAAATCCAAGGATGTCCAGCTAGAGGAAATCTAGATTTCGATCGTATGACTTTCATTAGTCGTTCTGTTCTTTCTTCGGAGGCATATTACGCTTCAATATGTACTCTTTGGATAGctcttttcttcttgtgtGGACTCAAGTGATGAAACAAATTAGAAAAGCATAAACTCATCAGTTTTTACTCGAACTTTCTGCTCTCATATACGATGGAATTATCCACTGAGCCCATACGCGATTGAGCTCAACTCCAATACAGAAACTCGAGTTAATAGATTGTGGTACTCAATCTTTTATAAACTCATTAGATGCTTCTTCATTTTTCCGAGTGGGCATAGCAAAGCATGGATTCTCAGAAAATGTTCTTGCTCAACAAATACGAGCAAGAAATCTGTCCCGCCGTGGAAATACTGTCCAAGGATAAAATCGAAAGATAGCTCGGGGGATGAAATACTTCTCCTTACCCACGATTGACATACGAATCGAGATTCTTCCTCGCAGTTCAGTATCGTCAAGCAGTAATGAAATGTAAATAAGAATGATAGTTACTGTCGGAAAAATGAGGTAAAAGAGACATAAACCCGCTTGGATGTCGGCCTATCCTGATCATGATGTCGAAACTCTACACTGCAGATAAATTTTATCGACTTAGCAGATTATTAATATGTTAATTGTCTCCCCGATAATTTGCTAACATTTTTTGGcaaatgatttttcttttaataataattcttgTAAGTGGAAATTCATCGATGAAAAGTAGAGatagaaataaaagaaactcACATTCAAAATTAATTGCAAGATATTTAGAGGCCAGAGGTCCAAATTTGGCCACAAAGCGCGGCAATGGGTGCATGCAGAGCGTCCATTTCCCATCTCCTCCTTCCTTCTCCATCGTCTCCCCCGAACCCGAACAAGCCCCAATCCCCAAACCCTTCCAAAACCCTAATCCCCATCCCGCCATTGGTCAACCGGCGCTACTTCCTCTGCTCTCTCCCGATTCCCGCTCTCCTCCTCTTCACGGCAAACAGAACAACGTCCACTTGCCTCGCCGCGGAGGGCTTTGACCCTATAAGCTCGGCGGAGAGAGATGCCAGTGCTCTGGTCTCTCGAAGGGTGGCGCAGGCGGTCGAGCTGCTGGATAAAGGGAGAGAATTGCAGGCTCAAGGTGACTTCGACAGAGCTCTTCTCTACTTCAATCAGGTACATTTTCGTCCTATCCCTGATTCAACGTATTTTGAAGTCCTCAATGTGATTTTGACCCAAATTGCGAATTTGAAAGGTATTGGATTGTAGCAGAAGTCTCAATCTTGTGTTGATTAGCTATCTTTAGATGTAAGATTTGGTTGCTCTGTGCTAAGGTCGTTCTGTTTGCCTGATTTAACCGATCAGGTGATCGAGAATTATAAAGACTTTGCGTTCTCGGAGTATGCGAGAGTCGGCAGGGCGTTGGTCCTTTACGAGGTCGGAGACAGGGAAGAGGCGATCGCGGAAATGGAGGACGTTTCCATTTCTTTGAAGGGCTACCCAGGTACGTAGCCTGGAATGAGAATCATTGGAAACGTATATGCGGATTTAGATATCGTGCCGTTCGAGTCACCATCTCTCATGTAAACTCGTGTTTTGCTGATTGTAACAGAAGTCCACGCGGCTCTTGCAGCGGCCCTGTATGTGGACAAGCACGCACCTCTTCTTGCTGAGAACCAGTTCACAATTGCGACACTGCTCGATCCCCATTACACGGATATCTCTTATGTCAAGTACACCAAGCACTGGCCTCCGAGTTTGATTAGTTCGTTACAGCAGTTTATCACGCTAACTTAGGAAACTGTATTATATCCCCCAAGTAAAGCTTATTGACAAGGAACCATCATCGCGCACAAGGCCTCATTTTATGCAGTGATTTGTGTATAGACAAATCAGTTTGTCGAAGAGAATATGTAAATCCTGTCAGTCCAATGAGCTGCAATATTGTTTCATATGGATTGTATACCATTGGCAAATGAGAATACATCACGAATTTATACCAACTTTCTAAGGTATTACTACTCCTTGCTCCATTTTTACTTCTGTCATATTCGGTTTCGTTGAAAGGAGAATGCAATACCAGTGACCTGCTTGTTCCATCATGTTATTTCGTTGCTCTCCATGTTCACAGACAATGCAACGTTACCGTCATGTGTAAGTTGAAAGACAGGCTGGATGTTTATCGCCGATGAGAATCCCAAAATTCCTCAACTCGACAAAGATATATAAGGAAAAAGGGGGAGTTCTGTTCGGAGTTCTCTTCTTATAGAGGGGGTGAACTGCATTAACATTTCCATAACTTGGTGAAGGTAAATGCACAATAGCTCTACCGTTTGATGGAAGTCCTTTGACTAATTCTGCACTCCGATCTGATCGATAAGTCAATGAAGTTTGAAACTTGAGGTACTTTGCTTTAGACTCTTCGAGAAAGGGTGGTCGGTTGTCTGTTGATATAGCCCGACATCGTTGTGGAGCTGCAAAATTTCTTCCCTGTTACAATTCTAGCCTGTCTATGATGAATATGGGAGATTCTTGCCTACGTCCCTCGTGCTATCATTTGCCCAAGACAAAGACTGGTTTTAGTGCCTAAAGCCTTAGGAAAACCAGAGGAATCTGCGAATATATGATTTGTTCTTGACTTGTAAAAGTTCACATGTCGGGCCCGCCAGAAGACTCGTTGGAAAGTTATGTTGATATGTCTGATCCCTGTCGCTCAATGATACTGATTCCTGTTTGCAACAATGTGCTGACAAACCACCCATGGATACCCGATTCTTTTCCTTGATGTTGTGCCGATTGTGACCCCCACTCAGACTGCTCGAAGCATTCATGCGTAGACCTCGGGAACCCCGCGTGCACGTCGGTCCATTCAACCCCATGAGAGCTGAGGACCAATGGTGTCATGATTCTGAAAATAAACATAGGTGAATCtcgaaaatggaaaaatgagCATGACTGCTTGAACTAGCAGGGTGAAAGTAAATTTCTTGAGAGGTTAGTCTTATATGCTCCGGAATATGCCTTCAGTGACAGGTATTTCGTCTTACAAATCTTCTTTGCAATATCGTTAAGTTATATATCTATGCGTGTATCGTCTTAATATTTGGATCCAGCATAAGgggaaaaatgagaaaacatGCCCGAGACCAAAATCTATTGTACGTTTCATAACTGAAGGCAACAATATGTAACATCATATCCATCCAGATTTAAAATGACAAGACCCATCAGAGACATCCAATGTTCTGTACATATACTTCAACCCTTGAAGCAGCCAATCAACAAGATCCTTTTAAGATGCTGCACAGAATGTACAATGATTTAGGATCTAAGCAAATGGAGGAGCATCCTAGCCTTTGTTTTGGTCCTAGAACTGCACTGGCTCTGTAGAAGCAGCAGCACCTGAGACAAGACTCCGGCATCAATTGCCTCGTCCCTCGCTCGGGATGAATAATCACCAGAGCACATGATCATAAGCGAATTCACTGCGCTCTCGCTGCTCTCCTGATCCGATGATACCCTAAAGACATTCCTCACAAGGGTGACAACCCCTTGTGCGTGATTCAGTAGAGCCTCCTTCCCTTCCTCGACTTTGAGAAGCCGCTCCAGCGTGGATCCTGCCAGTGCAGTCCAGCCACTAGATCGCATCTCTTTCTCAGCTCTCAGAATGTACTCGATGATCCCTTCGACTGCACCTTCCTTCACTAAATTCTCTCGGTTTGGTTCGGAGGATGATAGTCCCTGTATGGCCATGATCGCTGCACTGGAAACCTCTTCATCATCCccgtgaagaagaagagttaTTTCATGCAAGATTTCAAGGGATTCTCCGAGGATACAGCAGAGATGGTTCGTTTCCGAAGACAGTGCTATCATCTCAACCAATTTACACATCAAAACCTTAACGGGATTATTTCCTTGCTCAAATAAATCCTGGAAGGATGCTAACCTCGGTCCCTCCTTGAGCATGTTCAATGGCTCGAACCCACCGAGAGCTGACAAATCCAAAACACAGGCAAGGCCTTGCTCCACAAATCTGAGCTGGTCACAAGAAAGTCTCCGTTCTGATTTCACGAAAATTAGTTCCAGAAGGAGAGGCAAAAGACCGAGCTGGAGAAAATGAGAGCGAATATGTGGAGACTCTTCGAAGAGGGCTCTGACCTTTTTTAGAGTCTTAATCTTGCTTGCAATGGTCATTTGATCAGATTCGAGGTTCTGTCTAAGCAGCACAAGGGAAGGGTCGGGGTCAGTTCCATGGACGCAATGAGGGTCTAAATGCAGGCCCATGCGTGCCCACTGATCGATCAGGTGCCGGAGAGTGTGGTTTGGGACTAATGAAGGGTCATGGAGCCTCTGCATTGTGACGGGGCACGTGAGGTTACCAGCTGACAGCCATTTTTCTATGCTGGACCTCTCATAGGTCTGTCCCGTGCACAGGGTGACCGGATCTGTGAAGAGTTCTAGACTGATTGGGCATCTGAACAAGTGGGGTATCGACATTCGATCGCTCTCTCGCATGAACGAGCAACAACAGAGCAAAAACCTGCTGAAGATATCTCGTAAGGGACAGAATCTGATCAAATTGGTCCTTGTGTCATGGAAGCTCAAAATTTATTCACGACAGGGAGCGAAAACAAGAACTGTCCTACCGAGACTGTGCCAGTCACTGCGTGCCATAAGTCTCATCAGAGTCATCTCGCGTAGTTTTCAGGTTCACGGGAAAGTAAGGAAGCTGCTGATTGGATGAAGAGAGGGCAAAAGATGTAGAGATCTCAGTTTTTGAAGGAGAGTTTGAAGGACCCAATGAAGTGATTGAATATGATAATAAGATATTGCAGCTGAAAGTTGTAGAGAATACTTTATATGTGAGAAATGGTCCCTTTCCTCCTCTCTATTCCCTTTCTTCTCCAATTAATCAATTCAGTCAAAGGGGCCCACCCATataagaaaaacaagaaaatggGGACGTCGTCTTTAATGTTTGAATCTGCCCTCATTCgttgaaaatgaattaaagTGTTTGAGCTTCTGAATGTTCCTAACCAATATGTACCCATTATATGTGTACGTAGCTCGATCAGATGATCTTTCATTAGTCATGATATGTTCTCTTTATCTGCCATTCttataaagtaatcctaagtCAAGCATGATGGCTATGTATTACTTCCACACATTGCTCTTTTTCCGATTAAAACGGAACTTCATGAAAGACTACTATAATATAAGAGACACCGATAGTTCCACTACGAGAATGAAATCTGCAACTTCTAAATTATCAGCAAGATTGTTGTGTCACTGcagttctctctctccacAAAGCAGAAAACTCATTTTCATGCTTTGAGAAAAGATGATCTCGCTTGATAATCAATAGGTTTTAGATTTGATCTTCAGGTTGGGATTATTCATTCCTCTTTTTaactatcaaaatttttatttcattatattaggttTATGAGCTTTTTCTTGCGTtcgaaaaatagaaaatccgACAAAGTTCACTCCCCAAATCATCTCTGAGTGGCCTTCCAAGGTAATGCTAGAAAGCAATTGTCAAACATTGAAACGATATTCATGAGCCCATGTTTTCAGGAGCCCTTTTAACCTTTTCTGTCTGTACGTGATATAAATAGGCTTTGTCGTAGAAGCCAAAGGTGAAGAATATTATAATGTCGCGTGAGTTTTTTTGTCTTTAAGTGTGGATAGATTCTCTTGGATTTGCAAAACGTATAAATTGGAGGAAAAATATTTCTCTGCTTTGGTAATATTAAAGATCCCGACATTTCTAAGGTTCAGGATCCGATTTTCTGGAGGAGCACGTTCGATCTGAATTGGAGCCAGCTTGCTATTGGATGAGATATCTTATGTTCACACAACATAAGATGTTGCGAGACTTGAGATGGTACACTACAGAGAGCTTCACACAAATGACAAGAGAACATAGAAAATGCCCAATGAGATATTTCATAAAcaaagaaaggggaaaaatgaaaaaaaaaattaggaaaagaaaaggaaaaccacTTGGACTGAAAACATGGAGGAATATTGACCTTTAAATTTGAATCCTATATTGTCTGGTAACGgatgcttgttacatcttaaatccttttatttttcattatattaaatatcaaatattgaatatatatatatatatatataattaaaattaaattaaaatttttaaataatgaaaacTTGTCCCCATCCGTCAAGTGAGTAAAATTAACGTGAATTAATTTAAACGATTTGGTTgtccttaaataagatttcgaGTTCAAATTTTGTGAacggagaaaattcatattggtAAAGCTTTAGTGGGCTGATCcgactcgaactgaattagtcgaggCCTATTAAAATTTTGGATATCAAAATACAcatccaaagaaaaaaaaaatagagcaaGTATTGCCACTTTTACCACACTTACCAATTCAAATCTGTGTCTATACTCTATATACATTTTTAAATCATGAAAACTCGTCCCTGTCTGTCAAGGTAGGGCAGGTATTGTGGCTTTTACTGCACTCTCCGTTAACGTATAtctatgctatatatataagaccgtatgagaaaattttaaataattctatcTCAAATGACGTGGTGATTAAAAACTAATAAgagttttttaataaataataattatggcaATTATTCAAGTGATTAGTATCAAGTCCCTAATTTTATACAATTTGATTGGTGCTTCCTCACGCTACGTGACGATGTAAGATCACCAAATAACTTCTCCTTTTATAGTGTCACTCCAACTTTTCTTCCCAAAAACTCATGTTctagtgattttttttccgcACATTTTACTCAAACAATTATGACTCTCTATtcatcatttattttcaacATTTGTTGCGTCGCAATTTCTATTACACATTATCAGCTAAGCTAGTCCCTCAGAGCAAGTATACATATCTTCTATTTCTTAGACCAATTTTTTAGTAATTACCATTCATTATTTcgtatattaaaaaatttatttctacAAAGGTACCACTTCGTTGCTCATTTTAAATAGTGATTCCCACGCAGAGTCAATCATATTTTCTCTAAACCGAGTTAGGCTTCAGCACATATACGTGTCTCCTATTTTTCCAAACTAATATAGTTTTTACTATTTGTTGGCCATATGTTCAAGAAAGTATTTCTACAAGGTAGATATTCATCGCTAATTTTCAACATTCGATGCCTCTTGGATTCCATCATCCTATGTCTCAACTGAGTTAGGCTTTGCATTCAAGttcatttgatatattttaattacaaaccgatttttcgatatttttttctttactgcATAATAATTGTTAATTTTATGTCTCGTTCATAATTAGAACCCTTTTCCATGGTGTTTATCCAACTTTTCTTTCAAAATACACGACGCTTACCATTTGATACTTTCTTATGCATCGACTAAATATTTTCCTCCTCTTTGCattttcttccatttctaTATCCAAACAAAAccatttttagttatttttttcaaacaacATGCTCCTTAACATTTGATACTTTACTCATGCATACTCGTCCCCCTTTGTACCTTCTTCCAAACAACCCCACTCTGTTAACCTCTCACTTTATTCAAttattcattcttttttcacTAAATTTTGTAGAAACTTAGCTCAAGTAAACGGTGATTATTTTTGGTAAATGGCGGCTCTTCTCATTGTTATTGTCTTCGCATTTCATCACTCTTTCTTATCAAGCTTGAGAAAAAATGAGATAAGAGATCTCCAAACAATTAATTAGATCTAGAACACTGAGTAGAACAATTTCTTTTAGTGGTGATCAGTAACTAATAGGATATTTAGCTACTTAATTGTTTGactataattttgtttttattgatttttttcttgttttgtccctcatttatttttcttattgcAATTGACTATATGCATATTATTCTTTTAGAGCTAAAGTATGGTTTCTCTTGTCATTTCCAAGTTCAGACTATGAATTAATCCAAGCttgtaactgaaaaataagaagaagaagaataggCTATGTTCTTATAAGGTTTTCAAACTTCTTTTACTGAATTTTCAAACTTCtttcatattattttgtaTCACGACAAATTGTTTAGTAATCAAGTTTTAGTTCTATTTAAAAATACGCAAAGTATTGTTAGTCCTTCTCCAACATTTATGACCGAAATTTTGTTGATCAATGAAAGTACAAACcacttatcccaaaaaaaaaaaattatgaccaaaatttaaaatttattagtCCTACTTAAAAACATGACCGAAATTTGGattactaattaattttcacaaTGCCAATACCCTCTTGAAAGAAAGTAAATTCATATAAACttatgaaaaatatgtatatatttatttaagcTCTTAAAAAGTTcagttaattaaaataataaatttaagttatatttttgtgcatttatattatattttactaACTAAAAACTCCCACAGTTTAAGTACTGATACTATGCTATTATCGGACGCTAAAATTTTTGGTGCCGCAGCAAGCACACCTTTGCTCAAAATCAATTCATTTGGGATTTGATTTTTTCCAATGCGACTTCTtacattttgttttgtaacaaaataaactataagttttctaaattgtctaaaaaatgacatccgttataaattCCGTTAATTTTGcatacgtggactgttaacttcaaacataaattaataaacaaataagataggttaaataaaaaaattcaaattttcaaaaaagtttcaatttcatcataaatttggtatgtaatgaaaaaaaaatcatatggtTTATCAGATGACGTATAAAGCTTGTGAGGTCCTGTGAAGTTCACGTAGGCAAATAGACGACAAACTTAACAGAATGGTAACGGGAGGTCAAATCTGAGGCTATTAtcaaaacatgtgattttttttgttacaaaataaaatttaggacaaaacttaGACGTTTTGCAAAACTTAagtttttttgtgtaatttgcctGCACAATCATAtgaacttttctaaaatcaaatattcATTCGTAATATTATTTGTTTGATTATTGGAAGATATATTGAGTTAATCATACACACCACGCGCCTGAATCTCtactaatttat from Punica granatum isolate Tunisia-2019 chromosome 3, ASM765513v2, whole genome shotgun sequence includes:
- the LOC116200380 gene encoding uncharacterized protein LOC116200380; this encodes MEREQEEMQFLGFFGMVKESFKIIFTWRKIFSQITLALVLPLSFVFLAHIQVSNFLYYRIHHDERMLNHVPTNSSTHDRLSELITTEKIEYWLLMIAYFVFLLTLALLSTSAIVYTIACIYTGKAVTFQKVMTVVPKVWKRLMVTFAWSFLLVFCYNIIAFAVIYLMVTTFESGAVLLPCLIIFLILYLTGFVYISVIWHLASVISVLEEDYGIRAMTKSKMLLKGKMVPAVVIFLLLTLSYFIIQIVFKIFVVYGFTLAVEIRLVIGTICLLCLLKLFLFGLVIQTIIYFVCKSYHHENIDKSSLSDHLEVYLLAEYIPLKSKDVQLEEI
- the LOC116198858 gene encoding uncharacterized protein LOC116198858 is translated as MGACRASISHLLLPSPSSPPNPNKPQSPNPSKTLIPIPPLVNRRYFLCSLPIPALLLFTANRTTSTCLAAEGFDPISSAERDASALVSRRVAQAVELLDKGRELQAQGDFDRALLYFNQVIENYKDFAFSEYARVGRALVLYEVGDREEAIAEMEDVSISLKGYPEVHAALAAALYVDKHAPLLAENQFTIATLLDPHYTDISYVKYTKHWPPSLISSLQQFITLT
- the LOC116198935 gene encoding U-box domain-containing protein 26-like, which encodes MRESDRMSIPHLFRCPISLELFTDPVTLCTGQTYERSSIEKWLSAGNLTCPVTMQRLHDPSLVPNHTLRHLIDQWARMGLHLDPHCVHGTDPDPSLVLLRQNLESDQMTIASKIKTLKKVRALFEESPHIRSHFLQLGLLPLLLELIFVKSERRLSCDQLRFVEQGLACVLDLSALGGFEPLNMLKEGPRLASFQDLFEQGNNPVKVLMCKLVEMIALSSETNHLCCILGESLEILHEITLLLHGDDEEVSSAAIMAIQGLSSSEPNRENLVKEGAVEGIIEYILRAEKEMRSSGWTALAGSTLERLLKVEEGKEALLNHAQGVVTLVRNVFRVSSDQESSESAVNSLMIMCSGDYSSRARDEAIDAGVLSQVLLLLQSQCSSRTKTKARMLLHLLRS